From Actinoplanes oblitus, a single genomic window includes:
- a CDS encoding geranyl diphosphate 2-C-methyltransferase, translating to MTTTAVSPLRTDFERSVADYWNTNRVDPVNLRLGEVDGLYHHHYGVGEPDWSVLDGPGQGVIAELHRLESAQADLLLDHLGPVQPGDAVLDGGSGRGGTSIMANARFGCRVDGVSISEYQVDFANEQAARRGVADQVRFHFRNMLASGFGDGSRRAIWTNETTMYVDLFDLYAEFARMLRFGGRYVCITGCANDVTGRRAKSVSRINEHYTCDIHPRSEYFKALAANGLVPINVVDLTAATIPYWELRAKSEVATGIEEAFLTAYREGSFHYLLIAADRV from the coding sequence GTGACCACTACCGCTGTCTCGCCGCTGCGTACCGACTTCGAACGCTCGGTCGCCGACTACTGGAACACCAACCGCGTGGACCCGGTCAACCTGCGTCTCGGCGAGGTCGACGGGCTCTACCACCACCACTACGGCGTCGGTGAGCCGGACTGGAGCGTGCTCGACGGCCCCGGCCAGGGCGTCATCGCCGAGCTGCACCGACTGGAGAGCGCGCAGGCCGACCTGCTGCTCGATCATCTCGGGCCAGTCCAGCCGGGCGACGCGGTGCTGGACGGCGGATCCGGGCGCGGCGGGACCAGCATCATGGCCAACGCCCGGTTCGGCTGCCGGGTCGACGGGGTGTCGATCTCGGAATACCAGGTGGACTTCGCGAACGAGCAGGCCGCCCGGCGCGGGGTCGCCGATCAGGTGCGGTTCCACTTCCGGAACATGCTGGCGTCCGGCTTCGGCGACGGTTCGCGGCGGGCCATCTGGACGAACGAGACGACGATGTACGTCGACCTGTTCGACCTCTACGCGGAGTTCGCCCGGATGCTCCGGTTCGGCGGCCGGTACGTCTGCATCACCGGCTGCGCGAACGACGTGACCGGCCGGCGCGCCAAGTCGGTCAGCCGGATCAACGAGCACTACACCTGCGACATCCATCCGCGCAGCGAGTACTTCAAGGCGCTCGCGGCGAACGGGCTGGTGCCGATCAACGTGGTCGACCTGACCGCGGCGACGATCCCGTACTGGGAGCTCCGGGCCAAGTCGGAGGTGGCCACCGGGATCGAGGAGGCTTTTCTCACGGCGTATCGGGAAGGCAGTTTTCACTACCTCCTGATCGCCGCCGACCGGGTCTGA
- a CDS encoding glycoside hydrolase family 15 protein, which yields MALPIEDYAIIADTQTAALVGRNGSIDWLCVPRFDSGAIFAALLGSAENGHWTLSAAGVVTTRRRYRDETLVLETEFETADGVARLIDFMPPRTESPSVVRIIEGVRGRVDFSMELRLRFDYGHVVPWVYREGEALVAVAGPDAAWLRTPVELRGENLTTKADFSVRAGERVPFVLTWRPSHLPPPEPLDPAHELGVTEGYWRGWVSACTYEGEWRDAVVRSLLTLKALTYAPTGGIVAAATTSLPEKLGGVRNWDYRFCWLRDATITLQALLFSGFQSEAIAWRKWLLRAIAGNPEELQIMYGVAGERRLDEYLADWLTGYDGNPVRIGNAAAEQFQLDVYGEVMDALHQGRRAGLKADDPAWGLQVKLMEFVEEHWQDPDEGIWEVRGGPKQFTHSKLMAWVAADRAVKAIEEFGLPGPLERWTRLRSRICDDILANGYDPVRKTFTQYYGSEELDAAMLMVPLVGFLPADDERVAGTVAAIEKHLLVDGFVQRYTQHPDTDVDGLPPGEGAFLACTFWLADNYALMGRHDEARETFARLLALRNDVGLLSEEYDTAAGRLVGNFPQAFSHVPLIDTARTLTSALAPTEVRAKEGLK from the coding sequence ATGGCGTTGCCGATCGAGGACTACGCGATCATCGCGGACACCCAGACCGCCGCGCTGGTCGGCCGCAACGGGTCCATCGACTGGCTGTGCGTGCCCCGCTTCGACTCCGGGGCGATCTTCGCGGCGCTGCTCGGGTCGGCCGAGAACGGTCACTGGACTCTCTCTGCGGCCGGCGTCGTCACCACGCGGCGCCGCTATCGGGACGAGACCCTGGTGCTGGAGACCGAGTTCGAGACCGCGGACGGGGTGGCCCGGCTCATCGACTTCATGCCGCCGCGGACCGAGTCGCCCTCGGTGGTCCGGATCATCGAGGGCGTCCGGGGGCGGGTCGACTTCAGCATGGAGTTGCGGCTGCGCTTCGACTATGGGCACGTCGTCCCGTGGGTGTATCGCGAGGGCGAGGCACTGGTGGCGGTGGCCGGTCCGGATGCGGCCTGGCTGCGCACCCCCGTCGAGTTGCGCGGCGAGAACCTGACCACAAAAGCCGATTTTTCGGTACGCGCCGGTGAGCGCGTGCCGTTCGTGCTGACCTGGCGTCCCTCGCATCTGCCCCCGCCCGAGCCGCTCGACCCGGCCCACGAGCTCGGCGTCACCGAGGGTTACTGGCGCGGCTGGGTGTCCGCCTGCACCTACGAGGGCGAGTGGCGCGACGCCGTGGTCCGCTCGCTGCTCACCCTGAAGGCGCTGACCTACGCCCCGACCGGCGGCATCGTCGCGGCCGCCACCACCAGCCTGCCGGAGAAACTCGGTGGGGTCCGCAACTGGGACTACCGGTTCTGCTGGCTGCGCGATGCCACCATCACCCTGCAGGCACTGCTCTTCTCCGGCTTCCAGAGCGAGGCGATCGCCTGGCGCAAATGGCTGCTGCGGGCCATCGCCGGCAACCCCGAGGAACTGCAGATCATGTACGGCGTGGCCGGTGAGCGCCGCCTCGACGAGTACCTAGCCGACTGGCTCACCGGGTACGACGGCAACCCGGTGCGGATCGGCAACGCCGCCGCCGAGCAGTTCCAGCTCGACGTCTACGGCGAGGTGATGGACGCGCTGCACCAGGGGCGGCGGGCCGGGCTCAAGGCCGACGACCCGGCGTGGGGGTTGCAGGTCAAGCTGATGGAGTTCGTCGAGGAGCACTGGCAGGACCCGGACGAGGGCATCTGGGAGGTGCGCGGCGGCCCGAAACAGTTCACCCACTCCAAGCTGATGGCCTGGGTGGCGGCCGACCGCGCGGTCAAGGCGATCGAGGAGTTCGGCCTGCCCGGCCCGCTGGAGCGGTGGACCCGGCTGCGCTCCCGGATCTGCGACGACATCCTGGCGAACGGGTACGACCCGGTGCGCAAGACGTTCACCCAGTACTACGGCTCCGAGGAACTGGACGCCGCGATGCTGATGGTCCCGCTGGTCGGTTTCCTCCCCGCCGACGACGAGCGGGTGGCCGGCACCGTCGCCGCGATCGAGAAACACCTGCTCGTCGATGGTTTCGTGCAGCGTTACACCCAGCACCCGGACACCGACGTGGACGGTCTGCCGCCCGGCGAGGGCGCGTTCCTGGCCTGCACGTTCTGGCTGGCCGACAACTATGCCCTGATGGGCCGGCACGACGAGGCCCGCGAGACGTTCGCCCGGCTGCTGGCCCTGCGCAACGACGTCGGCCTGCTGTCCGAGGAGTACGACACGGCCGCGGGCCGGCTGGTCGGCAACTTCCCGCAGGCCTTCAGCCACGTCCCGCTGATCGACACCGCCCGCACGCTGACCAGCGCCTTGGCCCCGACCGAGGTCCGCGCCAAGGAGGGCCTCAAGTAA
- a CDS encoding aldo/keto reductase, translating to MRERRLGDLTVSAIGFGAMGMSHGYGPGPDREANIALLRGAVERGVTLFDTAEVYGPWVNEELVGEALEPFRGQVVIATKFGFRIDADGRQQPGVDSRPENIRKVAEGSLRRLRVDAIDLFYQHRVDPDVPIEDVAGTVRDLIAAGKVRHFGMSEAAPGTIRRAHAVQPVTAVQSEYSLWWRRPEEELLDTLAELGIGFVPFSPLGRGFLTGKIGADTVFAANDMRNGLPRFSAAAREANQALVELIARIAAGKAATPAQVALAWLLAQRQWIVPIPGTRRLDRLEENLGADRIELTAADLAEIETAAAKIEVHGGRYPEQMERMTNL from the coding sequence ATGCGGGAGAGAAGACTGGGGGACCTGACGGTCTCGGCGATCGGGTTCGGCGCGATGGGGATGAGCCACGGCTACGGACCCGGACCGGACCGGGAGGCGAACATCGCGCTGTTGCGCGGCGCCGTGGAGCGAGGCGTCACGCTTTTCGACACGGCGGAGGTCTACGGGCCGTGGGTCAACGAGGAGCTGGTCGGCGAGGCGCTGGAACCGTTCCGCGGCCAGGTGGTGATCGCCACCAAGTTCGGTTTCCGGATCGACGCGGACGGACGGCAGCAACCCGGGGTGGACAGCCGGCCGGAGAACATCCGCAAGGTGGCCGAGGGTTCGCTGCGGCGGCTGCGGGTGGACGCGATCGACCTGTTCTACCAGCACCGGGTGGACCCGGACGTGCCGATCGAAGACGTCGCCGGAACGGTCCGGGACCTGATAGCGGCCGGCAAGGTCCGGCATTTCGGGATGTCCGAGGCGGCGCCCGGGACGATCCGGCGGGCGCACGCGGTGCAGCCGGTGACGGCGGTGCAGAGTGAGTACTCGCTGTGGTGGCGGCGTCCCGAGGAGGAACTGCTCGACACCCTGGCGGAACTGGGGATCGGGTTCGTTCCGTTCAGCCCGCTGGGCCGCGGCTTCCTGACCGGCAAGATCGGCGCGGACACCGTCTTCGCGGCGAACGACATGCGCAACGGGCTGCCCCGGTTCTCGGCGGCGGCGCGCGAGGCGAATCAGGCGCTGGTCGAGCTGATCGCGCGGATCGCGGCCGGGAAGGCGGCGACCCCGGCGCAGGTGGCGCTCGCCTGGCTGCTCGCGCAGCGGCAGTGGATAGTGCCGATCCCGGGCACCCGGCGCCTCGACCGGCTGGAGGAGAACCTCGGCGCGGACCGAATCGAGCTGACCGCCGCCGACCTGGCGGAGATCGAGACGGCCGCGGCCAAGATCGAGGTGCACGGGGGGCGCTACCCCGAGCAGATGGAGAGGATGACGAACCTCTAG
- a CDS encoding pyridoxal phosphate-dependent aminotransferase has product MARTGIDTAILHKGAHSASYFDLARAAGEGAEIVDFCIPCNPYFPTPEMFDELTRELTNILKYYPSDSATITRKLAGVLNLHPQTVAMANGSTELITWIDHLLVKESLAVPIPTFGRWTDQPLETGKRVDMFPLQERDGFRLDLEEYVEFIRERRSRVAVVCNVNNPDGNYLPRRDVIRFMDQLSDLDLVVIDESFIDFSDAERYPSVGPDAVIRPNTVVLKSLGKNFGLHGIRFGYMLANPAIAGKIAKMLPKWNVNSLAEKVVHMIQQHEMEYEESLRLLSRDRRSMGRELQRIPGLTVFPSQGNFFLVKLPTEWSGVALRDFLVANHGIMTRECGNKLGMTSQFMRLVVRPAPDVDRLVDGMLDYSQRFHGRSVYESDPLESSSRRWTEQYEEKEYSPRRAAVA; this is encoded by the coding sequence GTGGCACGGACCGGAATCGACACCGCGATCCTGCACAAGGGAGCGCACAGCGCCTCCTACTTCGACCTGGCCAGAGCGGCCGGTGAGGGCGCCGAGATCGTCGACTTCTGCATCCCGTGCAACCCGTATTTCCCCACCCCGGAGATGTTCGACGAGCTCACCCGGGAGCTGACGAACATCCTCAAGTACTACCCGAGCGACTCGGCCACCATCACCAGGAAGCTGGCCGGCGTGCTCAACCTGCACCCGCAGACGGTGGCGATGGCGAACGGCTCCACCGAGCTGATCACCTGGATCGACCACCTGCTGGTCAAGGAGAGTCTGGCCGTCCCGATCCCGACCTTCGGCAGGTGGACCGACCAGCCGCTGGAGACCGGCAAGCGGGTGGACATGTTCCCGCTGCAGGAACGCGACGGCTTCCGGCTCGACCTGGAGGAGTACGTCGAGTTCATCAGGGAGCGCCGGTCCCGGGTCGCGGTGGTCTGCAACGTCAACAACCCGGACGGCAACTACCTGCCGCGGCGCGACGTCATCCGGTTCATGGACCAGCTCAGCGACCTCGACCTGGTGGTCATCGACGAGTCGTTCATCGACTTCTCGGATGCCGAGCGTTACCCGTCGGTCGGCCCGGACGCGGTGATCCGCCCGAACACGGTGGTGCTCAAGTCGCTCGGCAAGAACTTCGGCCTGCACGGCATCCGGTTCGGCTACATGCTCGCCAACCCGGCGATCGCCGGCAAGATCGCGAAGATGCTGCCGAAGTGGAATGTGAACTCCCTCGCGGAGAAGGTGGTCCACATGATCCAGCAGCACGAGATGGAGTACGAGGAGAGCCTGCGCCTGCTCAGCCGCGACCGCCGGTCGATGGGCCGGGAGCTGCAGCGCATCCCCGGCCTCACCGTCTTCCCGTCGCAGGGCAACTTCTTCCTGGTCAAGCTGCCGACCGAGTGGTCCGGCGTGGCACTGCGCGACTTCTTGGTCGCCAACCACGGCATCATGACCCGCGAGTGCGGCAACAAGCTCGGCATGACCAGCCAGTTCATGCGCCTGGTGGTGCGGCCCGCCCCGGACGTGGACCGCCTGGTCGACGGCATGCTCGACTACTCGCAGCGCTTCCACGGCCGGTCCGTCTACGAGTCGGACCCGCTGGAGTCGAGCAGCCGCCGCTGGACCGAGCAGTACGAGGAGAAGGAGTACTCCCCGCGCCGCGCCGCCGTCGCCTAG
- a CDS encoding DUF6069 family protein has translation MTVEPVKPTVNAGKLWAGGGATAAVAALIAIAGILLGRGVFGVDVLAPKGEGTWGDASTGWYALGAAAAALAATGLVHVLLLTTPRPMRFFGWVITLATISAMLAPFVTDASRGSQFYTAGLNMIIGIAIGSLVAGTARSSIAVPVRGYR, from the coding sequence ATGACCGTCGAACCTGTCAAACCCACCGTCAACGCCGGGAAACTGTGGGCCGGCGGCGGAGCCACCGCGGCGGTGGCGGCCCTGATCGCCATCGCCGGGATCCTGCTCGGGCGCGGAGTCTTCGGCGTGGACGTGCTGGCCCCCAAGGGCGAGGGCACCTGGGGTGACGCGAGCACCGGGTGGTACGCCCTCGGTGCCGCGGCCGCCGCCCTGGCCGCCACCGGCCTGGTGCACGTGCTGCTGCTGACCACCCCGCGGCCGATGCGGTTCTTCGGCTGGGTGATCACGCTGGCCACGATCTCGGCGATGCTCGCGCCGTTCGTCACCGACGCCAGCCGTGGATCACAGTTCTACACCGCGGGGCTCAACATGATCATCGGGATCGCGATCGGGTCGCTGGTGGCCGGAACGGCGCGCTCCTCG